One genomic region from Deinococcus apachensis DSM 19763 encodes:
- a CDS encoding PucR family transcriptional regulator produces the protein MPASPTPELPDAALLALPGVAALLAALRGAVAGAQPERELAALLARLTGGSAEIRASWGDVVASAGRAAGPPVTLRLSYGDASGERHVGTLTLAVPEAWAALAPVAAEYALLARLQSAAAGAARRRVGERTLDALLSGTAEGLEGSEPIALALAAFVHPPAPGALARQAHAHALDVLAAVGEGYFLERGLAAHSTVRGERAVWLWHPADLEREARDLHAALTASTAQDVRLGVSGTHPGTRHARAAEREARHALAATRQKRAFTTYHAMDPLYALLAGGGLSTLRDQVRARLTGLGDGGRVEATLRAYLGFSGPLPDLARRLNIHVNTLRYRLRRAEEALGGSLHDPALLARLYLAFEAEGEAPAPAPER, from the coding sequence ATGCCTGCCTCCCCCACCCCGGAGCTTCCCGACGCCGCCCTCCTGGCGCTGCCGGGCGTCGCCGCGCTGCTGGCCGCCCTGCGGGGGGCAGTGGCGGGCGCCCAGCCCGAGCGCGAGCTGGCGGCGCTGCTCGCCCGGCTGACAGGCGGCTCCGCGGAGATTCGCGCGAGCTGGGGGGACGTGGTTGCCTCGGCGGGGCGGGCGGCGGGACCTCCCGTCACCCTGCGGCTCTCGTACGGGGACGCGAGCGGGGAGCGGCATGTGGGCACGCTGACGCTGGCGGTGCCGGAGGCTTGGGCGGCCCTCGCGCCCGTCGCGGCGGAATACGCCCTGCTCGCCCGGCTCCAGTCGGCGGCGGCGGGGGCGGCGCGGCGGCGGGTGGGGGAGCGGACGCTCGACGCGCTGCTCTCGGGCACGGCGGAGGGGCTGGAGGGCTCCGAGCCCATCGCGCTCGCGCTCGCCGCTTTCGTCCACCCGCCCGCACCCGGGGCGCTTGCCCGCCAGGCCCACGCCCACGCGCTCGACGTGCTCGCCGCGGTGGGGGAGGGCTACTTTCTGGAGCGCGGCCTCGCGGCCCACTCGACCGTGCGCGGGGAGCGGGCAGTGTGGCTGTGGCACCCCGCCGACCTGGAGCGCGAGGCGCGCGATCTGCACGCGGCCCTGACCGCCAGCACCGCCCAGGACGTGCGGCTGGGGGTCAGCGGCACCCATCCCGGCACCCGCCACGCCCGCGCCGCCGAGCGGGAGGCCCGCCACGCCCTCGCCGCAACCCGGCAGAAGCGGGCCTTCACGACCTACCACGCGATGGATCCGCTGTACGCGCTGCTCGCCGGGGGCGGGCTCTCGACCCTGCGCGATCAGGTCCGCGCCCGCCTCACCGGGTTGGGCGACGGGGGCCGGGTGGAGGCGACCCTGCGGGCCTACCTGGGCTTCTCAGGACCCTTGCCCGACCTCGCCCGGCGGCTGAACATCCACGTCAACACGCTGCGCTACCGCCTGCGCCGCGCCGAGGAGGCCCTGGGTGGGAGCCTGCACGACCCGGCGCTGCTGGCCCGGCTGTACCTCGCCTTCGAGGCGGAGGGGGAAGCCCCCGCCCCGGCACCGGAGCGGTGA
- a CDS encoding NAD-dependent epimerase/dehydratase family protein, with product MNPVRILLTGAAGQVGSALREGLRGHFPTLRLTDNRDLGEAQPGEEIVYADLTKFDEVRAAVEGVDAVIHLGGIADEHTYERIRDVNMDGTYHVLEAARQAGVRRVAFASSIHAVGFYPRSEKIGPNVPVRPDTYYGVSKVFGEALGRMYFERYGIEFVGVRICSFQPRPKDARHLSTWLSPRDAAQLFGRAVTAPDVGFLIVAGISGNTRRWMTPEGWDRLGYVPQDDAETYAADVEHIHGDPSDITEQRQGGIFVDSTYTGLAGKEQ from the coding sequence ATGAACCCCGTCCGCATCCTCCTCACCGGGGCCGCCGGGCAAGTCGGCTCCGCCCTCCGCGAGGGCCTGCGCGGCCACTTCCCCACCCTGCGCCTGACGGACAACCGCGACCTGGGCGAGGCGCAGCCGGGCGAGGAAATCGTCTACGCCGACCTCACCAAGTTCGACGAGGTCCGCGCCGCGGTGGAGGGCGTGGACGCCGTCATCCACCTCGGCGGTATCGCGGACGAGCACACCTATGAGCGTATCCGCGACGTGAACATGGACGGCACCTATCACGTGCTGGAGGCCGCGCGGCAGGCGGGGGTGCGGCGGGTCGCCTTCGCCTCCTCCATCCACGCGGTCGGCTTCTACCCCCGCTCGGAGAAGATCGGCCCGAACGTGCCGGTGCGTCCCGACACCTACTACGGCGTCAGCAAGGTCTTCGGGGAGGCGCTGGGCCGGATGTATTTCGAGCGGTACGGGATCGAATTCGTTGGCGTCCGCATCTGCTCCTTCCAGCCCCGGCCGAAGGACGCCCGCCACCTCAGCACCTGGCTCAGCCCCAGGGACGCCGCGCAACTGTTCGGGCGGGCCGTGACCGCGCCAGACGTGGGCTTCCTGATCGTCGCGGGCATCAGTGGCAACACCAGGCGCTGGATGACGCCGGAGGGCTGGGACCGGCTGGGTTACGTGCCGCAGGACGATGCGGAAACCTATGCGGCTGATGTGGAGCACATCCACGGCGACCCCTCGGATATCACCGAGCAGCGGCAGGGCGGGATTTTTGTCGATTCGACCTACACCGGCCTCGCCGGGAAGGAGCAATGA
- the hpaE gene encoding 5-carboxymethyl-2-hydroxymuconate semialdehyde dehydrogenase, with translation MTQTTHPNHDLARQLRDSKLTGGLRHFIGGEWVDSLGGETFQTHTPTDNSVLATVASGNAADIDRAARAAHDAFQTWREVSGAERRRILHRIADLIEARAQEIAVLESVDTGQAIRFMKSAAARGAENFRFYADRAPGAADGESLPAPGFLNYTIRQPIGPVGVITPWNTPFMLSTWKIAPALAAGCTVVHKPAEWSPVTATLLAEIMDEAGLPKGVHNLVHGFGESAGKALTEHPLIQAIAFVGETVTGSHIMRQGAETLKRVHFELGGKNPVVVFDDADLDKALDAVVFMIYSLNGERCTSSSRVLIQEGIYDEFTARIAERARNIRVGDPLDPTTEVGPLVHPRHFEKVLGYFDRAREEGATIAAGGERVGSAGNYVSPTLFTGARNDMRISQEEIFGPVLTAIPFTDEAEALSLANDVKYGLAGYLWTNDLTRAHRFAHGLEAGMIWVNSENVRHLPTPFGGVKSSGIGRDGGDYSFDFYMETKNIAISLGTHKTAKLGVGQAPVIGKEVAEG, from the coding sequence ATGACCCAGACGACACACCCCAACCACGACCTCGCCCGGCAACTGCGGGACAGCAAGCTGACCGGCGGCCTGCGCCACTTCATCGGCGGCGAGTGGGTGGACTCCCTGGGCGGCGAGACCTTCCAGACCCACACGCCCACCGACAACTCGGTGCTGGCGACTGTGGCGAGCGGGAACGCGGCGGACATCGACCGCGCGGCACGGGCCGCCCACGACGCCTTCCAGACGTGGCGCGAGGTGAGCGGGGCCGAGCGCCGCAGGATCTTGCACCGCATCGCCGACCTGATCGAGGCGCGGGCGCAGGAGATCGCCGTGCTGGAGAGCGTGGACACCGGGCAGGCCATCCGCTTCATGAAGTCGGCGGCGGCGCGCGGGGCGGAGAACTTCCGCTTCTACGCCGACCGGGCGCCGGGCGCGGCGGACGGCGAGAGCCTGCCTGCGCCCGGCTTCCTGAACTACACGATTCGGCAGCCCATCGGCCCGGTCGGGGTCATCACGCCCTGGAACACGCCCTTCATGCTCTCCACCTGGAAGATCGCCCCGGCCCTCGCGGCGGGCTGCACGGTCGTCCACAAGCCCGCCGAGTGGAGCCCGGTCACGGCGACGCTCCTCGCCGAGATCATGGACGAGGCGGGGCTGCCGAAGGGCGTGCACAACCTCGTCCACGGCTTCGGGGAGAGCGCGGGGAAGGCGCTGACGGAACACCCCTTGATCCAGGCCATCGCCTTCGTCGGCGAGACGGTCACGGGCAGCCACATCATGCGGCAGGGGGCGGAAACGCTAAAGCGGGTGCATTTCGAGCTGGGCGGCAAGAACCCGGTCGTGGTGTTCGATGACGCGGACCTCGACAAGGCCCTCGACGCCGTGGTCTTTATGATCTACAGCCTGAACGGCGAACGCTGCACCTCCTCCAGCCGCGTGCTGATTCAGGAGGGCATCTACGACGAGTTCACCGCCCGGATCGCCGAGCGGGCGCGAAACATTCGCGTCGGTGACCCCCTCGACCCCACCACCGAGGTCGGCCCGCTGGTCCATCCCCGCCACTTCGAGAAGGTCCTGGGGTACTTCGACCGGGCGCGCGAGGAAGGCGCCACCATCGCGGCGGGCGGCGAGCGCGTAGGCAGCGCGGGCAACTACGTCTCCCCCACCCTCTTCACCGGGGCCCGTAACGACATGCGGATCAGCCAGGAGGAGATCTTCGGCCCCGTCCTGACCGCCATCCCCTTCACCGACGAGGCGGAGGCGCTGAGCCTCGCCAACGACGTGAAGTACGGGCTGGCCGGATACCTGTGGACGAACGACCTCACCCGCGCTCACCGCTTCGCACACGGTCTGGAGGCCGGGATGATCTGGGTGAACTCGGAAAACGTCCGTCACCTGCCCACCCCCTTCGGCGGCGTCAAGAGCAGCGGCATCGGGCGGGACGGCGGCGACTACTCCTTCGACTTCTACATGGAGACGAAGAACATTGCCATCTCGCTCGGGACGCACAAGACGGCGAAGCTGGGCGTGGGGCAGGCGCCTGTGATCGGGAAGGAGGTGGCGGAGGGGTGA
- a CDS encoding MBL fold metallo-hydrolase has translation MTGAGVAVQVVPLIAGECLNIAALTERGASWRVRAYPAGFALLRHPVHGPVLFDTGYGPRVLRAMRRWPGVLYGLVTPVRLLAEETVPAHLARYGLTPGDIRNVIVSHLHADHVGALRDLPQARFHLDPGAYAPLRSLQGVRAVRRAFLPDLLPPDFGARIQALEFRPAPPGLAPFERAADVFGDGSAYALPVPGHAPGMVALVVRTGVGAPLEGDGTGLTLLAGDVAYSVRGLRGGREVHPLTRLVFFDPAQERLSRRRLGEWLRNHPRARVIVSHDAPEPQHG, from the coding sequence GTGACGGGGGCGGGCGTGGCGGTCCAGGTCGTGCCGCTCATCGCAGGCGAGTGCCTGAACATCGCGGCGTTGACCGAGCGGGGGGCCTCCTGGCGTGTCCGGGCCTACCCGGCGGGGTTCGCCCTGCTGCGGCATCCCGTGCATGGCCCCGTGCTGTTCGACACCGGCTACGGCCCCCGGGTGCTGCGGGCGATGCGGCGCTGGCCCGGCGTGCTGTACGGCCTGGTCACGCCGGTGAGGCTGCTCGCCGAGGAGACGGTGCCCGCCCACCTTGCCCGGTATGGCCTCACGCCGGGGGACATCCGGAACGTGATCGTGTCGCACCTGCACGCCGATCACGTCGGGGCGCTGCGCGACCTGCCCCAGGCCCGCTTCCACCTCGACCCGGGCGCCTATGCGCCGTTGAGGAGCCTGCAAGGAGTCCGGGCCGTGCGGCGGGCCTTCCTGCCGGACCTCCTTCCGCCCGACTTCGGAGCCAGAATTCAGGCGCTGGAGTTTCGACCGGCGCCCCCCGGCCTCGCCCCCTTCGAGCGGGCCGCCGACGTGTTCGGGGACGGCAGCGCATATGCCCTCCCGGTGCCCGGCCACGCCCCCGGCATGGTGGCGCTGGTCGTTCGCACGGGGGTGGGCGCCCCGCTGGAGGGAGACGGCACCGGCCTCACCCTGCTCGCGGGCGACGTGGCCTACAGCGTCCGGGGGCTGCGGGGGGGGCGGGAGGTCCACCCCCTGACGCGCCTCGTCTTCTTCGACCCCGCGCAGGAACGCCTGAGCCGCAGGAGGTTGGGCGAGTGGTTGCGGAACCACCCGCGGGCGCGGGTCATCGTGAGCCACGACGCGCCGGAGCCCCAGCATGGATAG
- a CDS encoding VOC family protein, with product MEVLTLPARDLAAQRAFYGDVLGLPADTDEVGALNLRVGSTLLRFVVGELGGPSHFAFNVPEDRFAGARAWLEERVPLLADPAGETSFHSKSWNADMVYFRDAEGNILELIARHTLPTSPGTGFGVADLLCVSELGLVVPDVPRAVRDLQQRLGLPVYREGSPTFTPLGDEEGLLIVVQAGRGWFPVGDPAWPLPFHLQGRNGDHAFDLKEHP from the coding sequence ATGGAGGTCCTCACCCTGCCTGCCCGGGACCTGGCCGCGCAAAGAGCGTTTTACGGGGACGTGCTGGGCCTGCCCGCCGACACAGACGAGGTGGGGGCTCTGAACCTGCGGGTAGGGTCCACGCTCCTGCGCTTCGTCGTGGGAGAACTGGGCGGCCCCTCCCACTTCGCGTTCAATGTACCGGAGGACCGCTTCGCCGGGGCGCGGGCATGGCTGGAGGAACGGGTTCCCCTGTTGGCGGACCCGGCGGGGGAGACGAGCTTCCACTCGAAGTCGTGGAACGCCGACATGGTTTATTTCCGCGACGCGGAAGGAAACATCCTCGAACTCATCGCCCGGCACACCCTGCCCACCTCCCCGGGCACCGGCTTCGGCGTGGCCGATCTCCTCTGCGTGAGCGAGCTGGGCCTGGTCGTTCCCGACGTGCCCCGGGCCGTGCGCGACCTGCAACAGCGTCTCGGGCTCCCCGTCTACCGCGAGGGGTCGCCCACCTTCACTCCGCTGGGCGATGAGGAAGGGCTGCTGATCGTGGTGCAGGCCGGTCGCGGCTGGTTCCCGGTGGGGGATCCGGCCTGGCCCCTCCCCTTTCACCTTCAGGGCCGCAACGGGGACCACGCTTTCGACCTCAAGGAGCACCCATGA
- the hpaB gene encoding 4-hydroxyphenylacetate 3-monooxygenase, oxygenase component: MAAITGQQFLDRLRKNPPTLYLDGARVEDPTTHPATRNMAHSLAGLYDLQNRPDLREKLTFEEDGQRYPMSLLVPRTKEDLARIGEAHRIRADYSLGFLGRAPDYMNANVMAAGAGADYFNRCEASRPGDPQRDFAANMRRYFEFVRDHDLCLTHALTNPQVNRAKMASELPDPYIALGVVEEREEGIIVRGARMMATLPIADEILIFPSTVLKENADKSRYAMGFAVPTNTPGLSFQCREPFDVGRDPEDHPLGSRFDEQDAFVIFDDVLVPWERVFLLYDVELANKAYAATDAVLHMAYQVVNLKIAKTEAFLGTAQSIVNAIGSGQFQHVQSKVAEIIIMLEIMRALEVAARDGATVNEYGVMTPARGPLDAARNYYPAEYARLPELLQLLGASGIIMMPGKADREGPLGPQISKYLQAGNASAEERLKLFRLAWDMSMSSFGGRQSLYEKFFFGDPVRMHSALYEVYNKGPAVERIQTFLKRTEKPEGVAADD, translated from the coding sequence ATGGCAGCCATCACCGGACAGCAGTTCCTCGACCGCCTGCGAAAGAATCCGCCCACCCTCTACCTCGACGGGGCGCGGGTGGAGGACCCCACCACCCATCCCGCGACGCGCAACATGGCGCACTCGCTGGCGGGGCTGTACGACCTCCAGAATCGCCCCGACCTGCGCGAGAAGCTCACCTTCGAGGAGGACGGCCAGCGGTATCCCATGAGCCTGCTCGTGCCGCGCACGAAGGAGGACCTGGCCCGCATCGGCGAGGCTCACCGCATCCGCGCCGACTACTCACTGGGCTTCCTGGGCCGCGCCCCCGACTACATGAACGCCAATGTGATGGCGGCGGGGGCGGGGGCCGACTACTTCAACCGTTGTGAGGCGAGCAGGCCGGGTGATCCCCAGCGTGACTTCGCCGCCAACATGCGCCGCTACTTCGAGTTCGTGCGCGACCACGACCTCTGCCTGACGCACGCGCTGACGAATCCGCAGGTCAACCGGGCGAAGATGGCCTCCGAGTTGCCCGACCCCTACATCGCGCTCGGGGTGGTGGAGGAGCGCGAGGAGGGCATCATCGTGCGCGGCGCCCGCATGATGGCGACGCTGCCCATCGCGGACGAGATCCTGATCTTCCCCTCCACGGTGCTCAAGGAGAACGCGGACAAGAGCCGTTACGCGATGGGCTTCGCGGTGCCCACGAACACGCCCGGCCTGAGCTTCCAGTGCCGCGAGCCCTTCGACGTGGGCCGCGACCCCGAGGACCACCCCCTGGGCAGCCGCTTCGACGAGCAGGACGCCTTCGTGATCTTCGACGATGTGCTGGTGCCCTGGGAGCGCGTCTTCCTGCTCTACGACGTGGAGCTGGCGAACAAGGCCTACGCTGCTACCGACGCGGTGCTGCACATGGCCTACCAGGTCGTGAACCTCAAGATCGCTAAGACGGAAGCCTTCCTGGGCACCGCGCAGAGCATCGTGAATGCCATCGGCTCGGGGCAGTTCCAGCACGTGCAGAGCAAGGTCGCCGAGATCATCATCATGCTGGAGATCATGCGGGCACTGGAGGTCGCGGCGCGGGACGGGGCGACCGTCAACGAGTACGGCGTGATGACCCCGGCTCGGGGACCACTCGACGCTGCGCGCAACTACTACCCCGCCGAGTACGCCCGGCTGCCCGAACTGCTGCAACTCCTGGGCGCCTCGGGCATCATCATGATGCCGGGCAAGGCCGACCGTGAGGGGCCGCTGGGGCCGCAGATCAGCAAGTACCTGCAAGCCGGGAACGCCAGCGCGGAGGAGCGCCTGAAGCTCTTCCGCCTCGCCTGGGACATGTCCATGAGCAGTTTTGGCGGGCGCCAGAGCCTATACGAAAAGTTCTTCTTCGGCGACCCGGTGCGGATGCACTCGGCGCTGTACGAGGTCTACAACAAGGGGCCCGCCGTGGAGCGCATCCAGACCTTCCTGAAGCGCACCGAGAAACCGGAGGGGGTGGCGGCGGATGACTGA
- a CDS encoding NAD-dependent epimerase/dehydratase family protein, with translation MRVLVTGATGFLGGVVARELAQAGHEVTGVGRDPASGAALEEAGVRFLPLDLRSPGPWEKELDGVDGVLHAAARSSLWGRWEDFVADNITVSARLARACAERGVRLVFVGTPSVYNATGQHVQVPESTPVGPRFDSLYARSKFLAEEAVRLAHPEATVLRPRGIYGPGDTAILPRLTRALRSGRLPRLTRTEVHTELTHVRNAAHAAKLALERPAPGVFNVTDGETVPIWALLDRLADRLGVPCPHPYVPAPMVEGAAALLEGIARLHPAKLEPVLTASGVRLLTRAMTLDLTRARERLGYAPVVHPVEGLDEVLRALP, from the coding sequence ATGCGCGTGCTTGTCACCGGGGCGACCGGCTTTCTCGGGGGAGTGGTCGCGCGGGAGCTGGCGCAGGCCGGGCACGAGGTCACGGGCGTGGGGCGCGACCCCGCGAGCGGCGCGGCCCTGGAGGAGGCGGGGGTGCGCTTTCTCCCCCTCGACCTGCGCTCGCCCGGGCCGTGGGAGAAGGAGCTGGACGGGGTGGACGGGGTGCTGCACGCCGCCGCCCGCTCCAGCCTGTGGGGCCGCTGGGAGGACTTCGTGGCCGACAACATCACCGTCAGCGCCCGGCTGGCCCGTGCCTGCGCCGAGAGGGGGGTGCGGCTCGTGTTCGTCGGCACGCCCAGCGTGTACAACGCCACCGGACAGCATGTACAGGTGCCCGAGAGCACCCCGGTCGGCCCCCGCTTCGACAGCCTGTACGCCCGCAGCAAGTTCCTCGCAGAGGAGGCCGTGCGCCTCGCCCACCCGGAGGCCACGGTCCTGCGCCCGCGCGGCATCTACGGTCCGGGCGACACCGCCATCCTGCCCCGCCTCACCCGGGCGCTGCGCTCGGGGCGCCTGCCCCGCCTCACCCGCACCGAAGTCCACACCGAACTCACCCACGTCCGCAATGCCGCCCACGCGGCGAAGCTCGCCCTGGAGCGGCCCGCGCCGGGGGTCTTCAACGTGACAGACGGGGAGACGGTCCCGATCTGGGCGCTGCTGGACCGCTTGGCCGACCGGCTGGGGGTGCCGTGCCCCCACCCCTATGTCCCCGCGCCGATGGTGGAGGGGGCCGCCGCCCTGCTCGAAGGCATAGCGCGGCTGCATCCGGCGAAGCTCGAGCCGGTGCTCACCGCGAGCGGGGTGCGGCTGCTCACCCGGGCCATGACGCTCGACCTGACCCGGGCCCGCGAGCGGCTGGGCTATGCCCCTGTCGTTCACCCCGTCGAGGGTCTGGACGAAGTGCTGCGGGCGCTGCCGTGA
- a CDS encoding SMI1/KNR4 family protein translates to MSDTQAVWERIEAWYAAHGASHLLHPGASEEAMAEAEQQLAMTFPRELRESLRRHDGSTAGGWRGGDLLSLEGIQSERQIWMDLLQGGDFDDNQDHNEHSGQVQPGWWNAGWIPLHADGGGNGYVIDTTPGQAGQVGQVLFMDHEVGPSEVMFSSLGSYLEDVLGELSSGEWVYSGEYDSLISRDELEEA, encoded by the coding sequence GTGAGTGATACTCAGGCCGTTTGGGAGCGTATCGAGGCGTGGTACGCGGCGCACGGAGCCTCCCACCTCCTCCATCCCGGAGCTTCCGAGGAAGCTATGGCCGAGGCTGAACAACAGCTTGCCATGACGTTTCCACGGGAGTTGCGCGAATCATTGCGCAGACACGACGGCTCCACGGCGGGAGGCTGGCGTGGCGGTGATCTCCTCTCCCTCGAAGGCATCCAGAGCGAGCGCCAGATCTGGATGGACCTGCTTCAGGGTGGGGACTTTGACGACAACCAGGACCACAACGAGCATTCGGGCCAGGTTCAACCGGGGTGGTGGAACGCTGGTTGGATTCCTCTTCATGCCGACGGTGGGGGAAACGGGTACGTCATCGACACCACCCCGGGCCAGGCAGGACAGGTCGGACAGGTCCTCTTCATGGACCACGAGGTTGGGCCGAGTGAAGTGATGTTCAGCAGTCTGGGAAGCTACCTCGAAGATGTCCTGGGCGAGCTTTCCTCCGGGGAGTGGGTCTACTCCGGGGAGTACGACAGCCTGATCTCACGCGACGAACTGGAGGAGGCATGA
- a CDS encoding fumarylacetoacetate hydrolase family protein, whose amino-acid sequence MKFARFTAGGRLLNGHMQDGQLIDPAGVAHDPRAVQFRLPVDPPKVIALALNYHDHAGELGLTQPKEPALFWKPNTTLLPHRGTVIYPRGAQFMHYEVELGVIIGRDVRRVKARDAMEYVGGYTIGNDLVVRDYVTNTFRPPLRGKGWDTFGPLGPYYVTADEIRDPHDLRLTAHVNGELRQEGSTRDMIFSIPELIEHISRFMTLQKDDVILTGTPKGISHVHPGDVMRLEVEGLGILENDIQEEDEEAEPITGQESREGEWDGR is encoded by the coding sequence TTGAAATTCGCCCGCTTTACCGCCGGGGGCCGCCTCCTGAACGGCCACATGCAGGACGGCCAGCTCATCGACCCGGCTGGCGTCGCCCATGATCCCCGGGCGGTCCAGTTCCGCCTCCCCGTCGATCCGCCGAAGGTCATCGCGCTCGCGCTGAACTACCACGATCACGCGGGGGAACTGGGCCTGACGCAGCCCAAGGAACCCGCCCTCTTCTGGAAGCCCAACACGACGCTGCTGCCGCACCGGGGCACCGTGATTTACCCGCGCGGCGCCCAGTTCATGCACTACGAGGTCGAACTCGGCGTGATCATCGGGCGCGACGTGCGGCGGGTAAAGGCGAGGGACGCGATGGAGTATGTCGGCGGCTACACCATCGGCAACGATCTCGTGGTGCGCGACTACGTGACGAACACCTTCCGCCCGCCCCTGCGCGGCAAGGGCTGGGACACCTTCGGGCCGCTGGGACCGTATTACGTCACCGCCGACGAGATCAGAGACCCCCACGACCTGCGCCTCACCGCCCACGTGAACGGCGAGCTGCGGCAGGAGGGCTCGACGCGCGACATGATCTTCTCCATCCCCGAGCTGATTGAGCACATCTCGCGCTTCATGACGCTGCAAAAGGACGACGTGATTCTGACGGGCACCCCGAAGGGCATCAGCCACGTTCACCCCGGCGACGTGATGAGGCTGGAGGTGGAAGGCCTCGGAATCCTCGAAAACGACATCCAGGAGGAGGACGAGGAGGCCGAGCCCATCACCGGCCAGGAGTCGCGGGAGGGGGAGTGGGACGGACGGTGA